The following are from one region of the Paenibacillus protaetiae genome:
- a CDS encoding Ig-like domain-containing protein: MAVGRGLGGGKAYAAAGPAIVSQSPANNYTNTSLSSALTLTFDESVTRGTGNASVSLYKNATNELVESFVVSSSSRITLDSAKRMVTIRPTQALQLNTDYYVLIDWGAFVSESSGTPFAGISSARDWTFHTVQTLDVTRPSLTSKSPDVNETNVPITSAITLQFSEPVYAAQGDIVLQSTYDHREISVTSSAVQGSGTSTILVSLAELLYSQTTYTLTIANGLFQDAAGNALAAQSWSFKTAAAPVNISGEVSPANQATMVPVTSALSVTFDQPVSAASNKYIEIRRVSDNVSIEKIAASSSRVTISGNTVTIRPSTLAKGTAYYVLVDPGAFYKTGTPGDIFPGIVNATRWMFVTDPGPDSVAPTVKTLTPAHQSVIGGLTTKLQMEFSEPVYPDSGSIEIRNAANGALYKTISVTSNLVTGGGSTQITIDPGIAFNKDAQYYVVIGGRVFRDAAGNYYSGMAARSWLFTTTEQDTTAPVFSSASRSGAYITLTYNEVLNSSSIPSVSSFIVTIDGSSRAIQSVSVSGKTVTLRMSGSISDSQTVKLSYTRPGSGGIQDPSGNQAASLSTRTIQTGYTEDDDDDTSPVLTYIEASGRTVTLKYNEELNSTYVPSTSRYSVVADGNAISVNQVIVSGVEVVLTLSQFLTNSSTIKVSYTASGTRVQDLYGNYAASFSSRTANTYDYSEDPPITRAVLTGNLVKLTFQSTMDSSAIPAVTQFVIKAGSLPVRVTKVSISGKVVTLTLQSSPDPGDAVYVTYSQSTTGLKTNGGTPIASFVNVEVDNQTSIDDALADGLELTDDGQVALDASAAAVKTVMTPSGNYASRYTFDPDLIADAWTASRIAGNNPTRIMFQVPSSQIAGMVAVPLTALQTISYSDSQATFAVYYKNLVYEVPVSALNYSELYQVANGTVMYLLIELERGAMSETNMLKNAVSGAQGSLITDPYYMKASVMGGTKIVPIDNFKNYFNVRLTTGNAVTSGYSSLVLFDTQAGKVMSAPTSFTAYGGSTIASSKIRGNGAFALVKGSSPYTDVSSHWAVTTIRSLASKFVVEGTSAAKYEPNKAITRGEFAMFIAKGLGLPGKPSAASKFIDVNAGTAMGAYIGAASSAGIVQGTSGNTFNPNSYITREDMAVMMMRAASVAGSLPQLGSTESSYLQRFTDRGSIGSWARTSVAQAVYAGIIAGMTPSTFSPKTNATRAEAAVMLERLLKYAKLI; encoded by the coding sequence TTGGCTGTCGGCAGGGGGCTTGGCGGAGGCAAAGCTTATGCGGCCGCCGGACCTGCCATTGTGAGCCAGTCACCGGCTAATAATTATACCAATACGTCTTTAAGCTCGGCTTTAACGTTAACTTTTGATGAAAGTGTCACCCGGGGTACAGGCAACGCGTCCGTATCCTTATATAAAAATGCGACCAACGAGCTGGTAGAATCGTTTGTTGTCTCCAGCAGCAGCCGGATCACGCTTGATTCGGCTAAACGGATGGTTACGATCCGTCCTACGCAGGCACTGCAGCTGAACACCGATTACTATGTGCTGATTGATTGGGGTGCATTCGTCAGCGAAAGCAGCGGTACGCCGTTTGCCGGCATTTCCAGTGCGAGAGACTGGACTTTCCACACGGTTCAAACATTAGATGTAACCCGTCCATCGCTGACAAGCAAATCGCCGGATGTGAATGAGACCAATGTGCCTATCACTTCTGCGATTACGCTTCAGTTCAGTGAGCCGGTCTATGCCGCCCAAGGCGACATTGTGCTGCAGTCAACCTATGACCATCGGGAAATATCTGTCACCTCGTCTGCGGTGCAAGGCAGCGGCACTTCGACCATCCTAGTGAGTCTGGCGGAGCTTTTGTACTCGCAAACGACTTATACGCTGACCATAGCGAACGGCCTGTTTCAGGATGCCGCCGGCAATGCGCTTGCTGCGCAAAGCTGGTCGTTTAAAACAGCGGCAGCACCGGTCAATATATCCGGTGAAGTTTCACCGGCCAATCAAGCGACAATGGTTCCGGTAACATCCGCTTTGTCGGTTACATTTGACCAGCCGGTATCGGCAGCTTCTAATAAATATATTGAAATTCGCAGAGTAAGCGACAACGTGTCGATTGAGAAAATAGCCGCTTCGTCGTCCCGGGTGACGATCAGCGGCAATACGGTTACGATCCGGCCAAGCACCCTCGCGAAAGGCACAGCTTATTATGTGCTGGTCGATCCCGGCGCTTTTTATAAGACCGGAACGCCTGGCGATATATTTCCGGGTATCGTGAATGCAACAAGATGGATGTTTGTCACGGATCCCGGTCCGGACAGTGTTGCGCCAACCGTAAAAACGTTGACACCTGCACATCAATCCGTAATTGGCGGATTAACGACGAAGCTGCAAATGGAATTCAGCGAGCCGGTTTACCCGGATTCCGGCAGTATCGAGATCCGCAATGCCGCTAACGGCGCTTTGTACAAAACGATATCCGTCACTTCCAATCTGGTGACCGGCGGCGGATCAACCCAAATCACGATTGATCCGGGTATCGCGTTTAATAAGGACGCCCAATATTATGTTGTGATCGGCGGCAGGGTGTTCCGCGATGCGGCTGGCAACTATTACAGCGGCATGGCTGCCCGCAGCTGGCTGTTTACGACAACGGAGCAGGATACGACAGCGCCGGTGTTCAGCTCCGCGAGCCGCAGCGGCGCTTATATTACGCTAACCTATAATGAAGTGCTTAATTCTTCGTCGATTCCGTCTGTTTCCAGCTTTATCGTCACGATTGACGGCTCGAGCCGGGCTATCCAATCGGTATCGGTGTCGGGCAAGACGGTAACGCTTCGCATGTCGGGTTCCATTTCGGATTCCCAGACTGTCAAGTTATCGTATACCCGTCCGGGCAGCGGCGGCATTCAGGACCCTTCGGGCAACCAGGCAGCCAGCTTGTCTACCCGCACGATTCAAACCGGCTATACCGAGGATGACGATGATGATACAAGCCCGGTATTAACCTATATTGAAGCCAGCGGCCGGACGGTCACGTTAAAATATAATGAGGAGCTGAATTCGACGTATGTGCCTTCCACCAGCCGGTATTCGGTTGTAGCGGACGGAAATGCCATTTCGGTGAATCAGGTTATCGTATCCGGCGTAGAAGTGGTACTGACACTCAGCCAATTTTTAACGAACAGCTCGACGATTAAAGTATCGTATACCGCTTCAGGTACGCGAGTGCAGGACCTATACGGCAATTATGCCGCGTCATTCAGCTCCAGGACGGCCAATACGTACGATTACAGTGAAGATCCGCCGATTACAAGAGCGGTGTTGACCGGCAATTTGGTGAAGCTGACTTTTCAAAGCACGATGGACAGTTCCGCTATTCCGGCTGTAACGCAATTTGTCATCAAGGCAGGTTCGCTCCCGGTCCGTGTGACGAAAGTATCCATCAGCGGCAAGGTGGTCACCTTAACACTCCAGTCATCCCCGGACCCGGGCGATGCTGTATATGTCACTTATTCACAAAGCACGACAGGGCTCAAGACAAACGGCGGTACGCCTATTGCATCATTTGTAAATGTGGAAGTGGATAATCAGACGTCCATTGATGATGCGCTTGCTGACGGGCTGGAGCTGACCGATGACGGACAAGTGGCGCTTGACGCATCTGCCGCTGCGGTCAAAACCGTAATGACTCCATCCGGCAACTATGCAAGCCGGTATACATTTGACCCGGATTTGATCGCGGACGCTTGGACCGCTTCCCGGATTGCGGGAAATAACCCAACCAGAATCATGTTTCAAGTGCCGTCTTCGCAAATTGCGGGCATGGTGGCCGTTCCATTAACTGCGCTGCAAACGATCAGCTATTCGGACAGCCAAGCAACGTTTGCTGTTTATTACAAAAATCTTGTTTATGAGGTTCCGGTATCCGCTTTGAATTACAGCGAGCTGTATCAGGTAGCAAACGGTACCGTCATGTATTTGCTGATCGAGCTTGAACGCGGCGCCATGAGCGAAACGAATATGCTGAAAAATGCCGTGTCCGGTGCGCAAGGTTCGTTAATCACCGACCCCTATTATATGAAAGCATCGGTAATGGGCGGCACAAAAATTGTTCCCATCGACAATTTCAAAAATTACTTTAATGTCCGCCTGACAACAGGCAATGCTGTGACGAGCGGATATTCTTCCTTAGTGCTGTTCGACACGCAAGCGGGCAAAGTGATGAGCGCGCCTACTTCGTTCACCGCTTATGGCGGATCTACGATTGCATCATCCAAAATTAGAGGGAATGGAGCCTTCGCGCTGGTGAAAGGCAGCTCCCCGTACACCGACGTCAGTTCGCACTGGGCTGTAACCACCATCCGCTCACTGGCAAGCAAGTTTGTTGTAGAAGGCACCAGTGCGGCTAAATATGAGCCGAACAAAGCGATTACGCGCGGGGAGTTCGCGATGTTTATTGCCAAAGGCCTAGGCCTTCCCGGCAAGCCGTCTGCAGCTTCGAAATTCATTGATGTGAATGCAGGAACGGCGATGGGAGCTTATATCGGGGCAGCGTCAAGCGCCGGAATCGTGCAGGGCACATCCGGCAATACGTTTAACCCGAACAGCTATATTACCCGTGAGGATATGGCGGTCATGATGATGCGCGCCGCATCCGTAGCAGGTTCCCTGCCGCAGCTGGGCAGTACGGAAAGCAGCTACCTGCAGCGCTTTACCGACCGCGGAAGCATCGGCTCCTGGGCTAGAACATCAGTAGCCCAGGCTGTATATGCCGGCATAATCGCCGGCATGACGCCTTCCACCTTCAGCCCTAAAACCAATGCCACGCGGGCGGAAGCGGCAGTTATGCTGGAACGCCTGCTGAAATACGCGAAGCTGATTTAA
- a CDS encoding stalk domain-containing protein, with protein MRLKKKNKGRQAKRLAVKTAIVMLGGTLAIQPAGAVMPAGWSPVHIHAAAAAAAANTLKEVSESIVTSGAKRIDYLWTATRSGKTATSNVHVIEVDLSNPNVKLDAISGKNSTVGTLNTVQNMVKESGAVAGINADVFNTTTEGAPMGPQITNGVLMSTPEQLSGMYAFGISNSRVPSVDSYSFKGTVTAQDGTAYQLAGMNQSSYSPEGGSSVYSHVDAAYIYTSAWGGAQRPKNSATTPTEVLVRNGVIEKISIDAPLADTPPADGYILRTHGKAADFVKSHLQVGQTIQSDYTLVSNTTGKNVDPNSFQMLVGGHTILVNNGAAAAFSRDITGVSGSSYVSRSAVGYSKDGKKVYLITTEKYGNSTGVNLKELQDIMVKLGVYKGMNLDGGGSTTMVERPLAETSLTLSHSTQYDTTQRSVSNGIGVFSTAPQGQLKGMKVSGANVLLLGTTASYTAKGYDNYYNPYTVDSAAASWSVTSGSIGTFSGNTLTATKAGSGTITVKSGSVTSTYNVEVVGKDQIASLKIDTAAGVLASGAQVSVPITVTLKDGKTYKLSGNSVKWEFIGFTATQKDNTLTVNTVNDGTKTGYAIARYDGYPTMIPLTPGQSETVFEDFENPNYLISGQVTPDTTLGGVKLVTGLGGQTTGKSLQISYDFTAGTGTKASYAVFNTNGRTVGGSPSSMTMDIYGDKSLNWLRAEFIDNAGKSYLVDLAKQIDWSGWKNVKADLSSLGMSYPVKLKRIYVVTTGDGQDERAASGSIGIDNIKMQFPVNVPAAPSTQIVMNIGNKAATVGGKAYTLDVAPVEMQGTTYVPIRFISEAMGGIVKWEQSLSRVTVLRGSTMLEMNIGKKEMNVNGKVSATSVAPIIQNNRTLIPIRLVSENLGLKVDYEAKTRKVTIS; from the coding sequence ATGCGATTGAAAAAAAAGAATAAAGGCCGGCAAGCAAAAAGGTTGGCGGTTAAGACAGCGATAGTGATGCTTGGCGGTACATTAGCTATACAACCGGCTGGGGCGGTTATGCCTGCTGGATGGAGCCCGGTTCATATACATGCCGCTGCCGCAGCAGCGGCAGCGAATACATTGAAGGAAGTAAGCGAGTCGATTGTTACTTCAGGGGCGAAACGGATCGATTATTTGTGGACGGCAACCCGAAGCGGTAAAACCGCCACTTCGAACGTGCATGTGATCGAAGTTGACTTAAGCAATCCAAACGTCAAGCTGGACGCAATCAGCGGCAAAAACAGCACCGTCGGCACTTTAAACACGGTGCAAAATATGGTCAAAGAAAGCGGCGCAGTGGCTGGCATTAATGCCGATGTGTTCAACACAACGACGGAAGGGGCGCCGATGGGCCCGCAAATTACGAATGGCGTTCTAATGTCCACACCGGAACAGCTTTCGGGCATGTATGCGTTTGGCATTTCCAATAGCCGCGTACCTAGCGTGGACAGCTACAGCTTTAAAGGGACGGTAACGGCACAGGATGGAACAGCTTACCAGCTGGCCGGCATGAACCAGTCGTCTTATTCGCCGGAGGGCGGCAGCTCGGTCTACAGCCACGTAGATGCAGCTTACATTTATACAAGCGCATGGGGCGGTGCGCAGCGTCCCAAAAACTCGGCGACAACTCCAACGGAAGTGCTCGTCCGCAACGGAGTGATCGAGAAAATTTCGATTGATGCGCCGCTGGCGGACACGCCTCCGGCAGACGGCTATATTTTGCGGACGCATGGCAAAGCCGCCGATTTTGTGAAAAGCCATCTGCAAGTAGGGCAAACCATTCAATCGGATTACACGCTTGTGTCCAATACAACGGGCAAAAACGTTGATCCAAACAGCTTTCAAATGCTGGTGGGCGGCCATACCATTCTGGTCAATAACGGAGCGGCAGCGGCATTCTCACGCGATATTACCGGTGTAAGCGGTTCTTCTTATGTGTCGCGCTCGGCGGTAGGCTACTCCAAGGACGGCAAAAAAGTGTATTTGATTACAACCGAAAAATACGGAAACAGCACAGGCGTTAATCTGAAGGAGCTTCAAGACATTATGGTGAAGCTCGGCGTCTATAAAGGCATGAATTTGGATGGCGGCGGCTCCACCACGATGGTTGAGCGTCCGCTGGCGGAAACTTCGCTGACGTTATCGCATTCCACCCAATACGATACGACGCAGCGCAGTGTGTCGAACGGCATCGGCGTTTTCTCTACGGCGCCGCAAGGGCAGCTGAAAGGCATGAAGGTGAGCGGAGCGAACGTGCTCCTGCTTGGCACGACAGCTTCCTATACGGCAAAAGGCTACGACAACTATTATAATCCGTATACGGTTGACAGCGCCGCCGCAAGCTGGAGCGTAACTTCCGGCTCAATTGGCACATTCAGCGGCAATACTCTTACCGCAACAAAAGCCGGCAGCGGCACCATCACGGTGAAATCCGGTTCGGTCACCTCGACCTATAACGTGGAAGTGGTCGGCAAAGACCAAATCGCTTCGCTGAAAATCGACACGGCAGCAGGCGTGCTGGCAAGCGGCGCGCAAGTGTCTGTTCCGATTACAGTTACGCTGAAGGACGGCAAGACGTATAAGCTTAGCGGCAACTCGGTGAAATGGGAGTTCATCGGGTTTACGGCAACGCAAAAAGATAATACGCTGACGGTAAACACGGTTAACGACGGCACGAAGACGGGTTACGCGATTGCCCGGTATGACGGATATCCGACAATGATTCCGTTGACGCCAGGTCAAAGCGAGACGGTATTCGAAGATTTCGAGAACCCGAACTATTTGATTAGCGGACAAGTTACGCCGGATACGACTTTGGGAGGCGTAAAGCTGGTGACGGGCCTAGGCGGGCAAACAACCGGCAAATCGCTGCAAATCTCGTATGATTTTACGGCGGGCACCGGAACGAAAGCTTCCTATGCAGTGTTTAATACGAACGGTCGGACGGTCGGCGGTTCTCCTTCTTCGATGACGATGGATATATACGGCGATAAGAGCCTGAACTGGCTGAGAGCCGAGTTTATCGACAATGCCGGCAAATCGTACCTTGTTGATCTAGCGAAGCAGATCGACTGGTCCGGCTGGAAAAATGTAAAAGCAGACCTGTCTTCTCTCGGCATGTCTTATCCGGTGAAGCTGAAGCGGATATATGTCGTTACAACGGGAGACGGACAAGACGAACGTGCCGCATCCGGTTCAATCGGTATTGATAATATTAAGATGCAATTCCCGGTCAATGTCCCGGCTGCTCCATCAACCCAAATCGTTATGAACATCGGCAACAAAGCGGCGACGGTAGGAGGAAAGGCATATACGCTTGATGTGGCTCCGGTTGAGATGCAAGGTACGACTTACGTACCGATTCGTTTCATTAGCGAAGCGATGGGCGGCATTGTAAAATGGGAACAAAGTTTGAGCCGAGTGACCGTTCTGCGAGGCAGCACGATGCTGGAAATGAACATCGGCAAAAAAGAAATGAATGTAAACGGCAAGGTTTCCGCGACTTCGGTTGCTCCGATTATCCAAAATAACCGGACGTTAATTCCGATTCGCCTCGTCTCCGAGAACCTGGGACTTAAGGTTGATTACGAAGCGAAGACGCGGAAAGTTACCATCAGTTAA
- a CDS encoding sensor histidine kinase: MDQHASDINRVIKNAIEVMESSKYQIYEICESARTELESLEQELEIVLQETIKTIDKVDKLDQDYRRARIRLTEVSKDFVRYKEQDIKVAYEKATTLQLDLMMYREKESYLKARRDDLQKRVRNVEGSVERAEVIASQMNVVLEYLSGDLNQVTRILESARTRQVLGLKIILAQEEERKRIAREIHDGPAQSLANIVLRTEIAERMLMKQEFQMVQDELIDLKGQVRAGLEELRKIIFNLRPMTLDDLGLVPTLRKFVQDFEERTRIHTAFEMKGKEIRLPSAMEAAIYRLVQEAYTNAQKHSNASHVILEMQFQAQQILITVEDNGSGFNQKLLDDPERQNAHFGLVGMRERVELVEGRMSIDSKPGQGTKIILTIPITAEHRKE; encoded by the coding sequence TTGGATCAGCATGCCAGCGATATTAATCGTGTAATAAAAAATGCCATCGAAGTGATGGAAAGCAGCAAATATCAAATTTATGAAATATGCGAATCGGCGCGCACGGAGTTGGAATCCTTGGAGCAGGAGCTGGAAATTGTGCTTCAGGAAACGATCAAGACCATCGACAAGGTGGATAAGCTTGATCAAGACTACCGGCGCGCCCGCATTCGTTTGACTGAAGTTAGCAAGGACTTCGTCCGATATAAAGAGCAGGATATAAAAGTAGCTTACGAGAAAGCGACCACGCTGCAGCTTGATTTGATGATGTACCGGGAAAAGGAATCTTATTTAAAAGCCCGCCGCGATGATTTGCAGAAGCGGGTCAGAAATGTAGAAGGTTCCGTCGAGCGCGCAGAAGTAATCGCTTCTCAAATGAATGTAGTATTGGAATACTTGTCGGGAGATTTGAATCAAGTGACCCGCATTTTGGAATCGGCGCGTACGCGTCAGGTGCTCGGTCTGAAAATTATTCTGGCCCAAGAGGAAGAACGCAAACGGATCGCTCGGGAAATCCATGACGGTCCTGCCCAATCCCTGGCAAACATAGTCCTTAGGACAGAAATTGCTGAGAGAATGTTAATGAAGCAGGAATTTCAAATGGTTCAGGACGAATTAATAGATTTGAAAGGGCAGGTTCGCGCCGGTTTGGAAGAGCTCCGCAAAATTATTTTTAATTTGCGGCCGATGACGCTCGATGATTTGGGGCTTGTTCCGACGCTTCGCAAATTTGTACAGGATTTTGAAGAACGGACAAGAATACATACCGCTTTCGAAATGAAAGGAAAAGAAATCCGTCTGCCGTCTGCGATGGAAGCAGCTATATACCGCCTTGTACAAGAGGCTTATACGAATGCCCAGAAGCATTCGAATGCTTCGCATGTCATATTGGAAATGCAGTTTCAAGCTCAGCAGATCCTGATAACGGTAGAGGACAACGGAAGCGGCTTTAACCAGAAATTGCTTGATGATCCGGAGCGCCAAAATGCTCATTTTGGACTAGTCGGGATGAGAGAACGGGTGGAGCTAGTGGAGGGGAGGATGAGTATCGACTCAAAACCGGGCCAAGGGACGAAAATTATATTAACAATTCCCATAACAGCAGAGCATAGGAAGGAGTAA
- a CDS encoding response regulator transcription factor, with the protein MMMIQQQKPNVGKQKIKVLLADDHQLFREGLKRILNMEEDLEVVGECGDGIQVMEFCNHTMPEIVLMDINMPIENGVVTTERLKTIFPDVKVLILSIHDDESYVFETLRKGATGYLLKDMEAEQLINAIRAVVEGHAYIHPKVTGKLINQLRRMTYLDEMGVVTGAAAAKEAGVKFTAGEDNPLTRREAEVLRLMAEGKSNKMIGENLFISEKTVKNHVSSILQKMEVDDRTQAVINSIKFGWVTL; encoded by the coding sequence ATGATGATGATACAGCAGCAGAAACCGAATGTCGGCAAACAAAAGATCAAAGTGCTGCTTGCCGATGACCACCAGCTTTTCCGGGAAGGGCTTAAACGGATATTGAACATGGAAGAGGACCTGGAAGTGGTCGGTGAATGCGGAGATGGCATCCAAGTTATGGAGTTCTGCAATCATACTATGCCGGAAATTGTATTGATGGACATCAATATGCCAATCGAAAACGGCGTTGTCACGACCGAAAGGCTGAAGACGATTTTTCCGGATGTGAAAGTTCTTATTTTATCCATTCATGACGATGAAAGTTATGTGTTTGAAACGCTCCGCAAAGGGGCGACAGGCTACCTGCTGAAAGATATGGAAGCGGAGCAGCTTATTAACGCCATTCGCGCCGTCGTTGAAGGACATGCATACATACACCCGAAAGTGACGGGCAAACTTATTAACCAGCTGCGCCGCATGACGTATTTGGATGAGATGGGTGTTGTAACCGGCGCTGCGGCAGCCAAAGAAGCGGGCGTGAAGTTTACGGCAGGCGAAGACAACCCGCTTACCCGCCGCGAAGCGGAAGTGCTCCGTCTGATGGCTGAAGGCAAAAGCAACAAGATGATTGGCGAAAACCTGTTTATTAGCGAAAAAACGGTTAAAAACCATGTTAGCAGCATTTTGCAAAAAATGGAAGTCGATGATCGCACGCAAGCCGTTATTAATTCGATCAAGTTCGGCTGGGTTACGCTTTAG
- the trhA gene encoding PAQR family membrane homeostasis protein TrhA gives MANTHVYSTREEVANAITHGIGAILSVAALVLLIVFASEKGTAWHVTSFAVYGTTMLMLYTASTLVHSLREGKLKDIFETLDHSCIYLYIAGSYTPLLLTVLRGPLGWSLFGVVWGIAIGGVVFKAFFTKRFLFLSTLFYVLMGWLIVFAWGPLKEILAPAGLTWLVAGGLFYTVGSIFYVWRGFKYHHAVWHLFVIAGSICHFFAILLYLYR, from the coding sequence ATGGCGAATACACATGTTTATTCCACTCGTGAAGAAGTCGCAAATGCAATAACGCATGGCATTGGCGCGATATTAAGTGTGGCGGCGCTTGTGCTGCTTATTGTGTTTGCAAGTGAAAAAGGGACGGCTTGGCATGTGACCAGCTTTGCAGTGTACGGCACAACGATGCTGATGCTGTATACAGCTTCCACTTTAGTGCATTCGCTGCGGGAAGGAAAGCTCAAAGATATTTTTGAAACCTTGGACCATTCCTGCATCTATCTGTATATTGCGGGCAGTTATACGCCTCTGCTGCTCACGGTGCTGCGCGGCCCGCTTGGCTGGAGTTTGTTTGGCGTCGTATGGGGCATTGCCATAGGCGGCGTAGTGTTCAAAGCGTTTTTTACGAAACGGTTTTTGTTCCTGTCCACCTTGTTTTACGTGCTGATGGGATGGCTGATCGTGTTTGCATGGGGGCCGCTTAAAGAGATTCTTGCTCCTGCAGGGCTCACATGGCTTGTTGCAGGCGGTCTGTTCTATACGGTGGGCTCTATATTTTACGTGTGGCGGGGGTTTAAATACCATCACGCGGTGTGGCATTTGTTTGTGATTGCAGGTTCGATCTGCCATTTCTTTGCGATATTGCTTTACCTGTACCGATAA
- a CDS encoding DEAD/DEAH box helicase — protein MKAYVYTVFTADGWLAWFTIAPEVDRYFWLGGDEEGMPHSGDRTASATAGQVESPGPVRAAGLPSRAKGDVMLLWREPLPLGDAQRAVQLWLAAVPLRQRRTSAVSAANGFPAAYTYAAGLEGEQQALERLASSVRLAASEGKESGGGQSKGSKGRGTRQRHDRGRGCPITGEPGPAGGSAGSKKRQPEGKQDRAADRLAERWTCSDAAFAASEAAARVRALAAGAGPAAAALQGRALLRGEAHAMLAGADTAHGAYNSGADGALQLAALQGRLRLTGAVAASAPAASRRFALLCQRRRRYRCLRCGSGEAHMRRTACASCGRMCAYCTACLGMGRSRECELLVLGMPAPYAGGGGPMPPAAERLARWGLSPAQTAAAGEALRFVEAAPCAAPLSRTAARDKQLPAGAERQHRYASPERAAPLSRTAARDKQLPAGAERQHRYASPERAAPPVHAPVSALAGFTTEMAAPRQFLLWAVTGAGKTEMIFPLVESVLRRGGKALIATPRRDVVLELDPRIRKAFPEATVVTLYGGSEQRWETGDITLSTTHQLLRFHQAFQLVIVDELDAFPYAGDPVLHYAANKCCAPSAARLLLSATPPPSCSAPRVKEHCRMPKFRSATTAIRFRYRSCSERRQCTKCCIKASCPPSWHRRSGSRWNEGRSCLFLSKKLSRPSPWPCF, from the coding sequence ATGAAGGCTTATGTTTATACGGTTTTTACGGCGGACGGCTGGCTAGCCTGGTTTACGATTGCGCCGGAGGTCGACCGATATTTTTGGCTTGGCGGAGACGAAGAAGGAATGCCGCATTCTGGAGATAGGACAGCAAGCGCGACAGCCGGCCAAGTGGAATCGCCGGGACCGGTTCGGGCTGCGGGGCTGCCAAGCCGGGCAAAAGGCGATGTGATGCTGCTTTGGCGCGAGCCGCTTCCGCTTGGCGATGCGCAGAGAGCCGTGCAGCTGTGGCTGGCTGCGGTTCCGCTGCGGCAACGCCGGACGAGTGCCGTTTCTGCGGCAAACGGGTTCCCGGCGGCTTATACTTACGCCGCCGGGCTTGAAGGCGAGCAGCAAGCGCTGGAGCGGCTTGCCTCAAGCGTCCGGCTTGCGGCAAGCGAAGGGAAGGAGAGCGGAGGAGGGCAAAGTAAAGGAAGCAAGGGGAGAGGAACGCGGCAGCGGCATGACCGAGGGCGGGGGTGCCCAATCACAGGTGAACCCGGGCCTGCCGGAGGAAGCGCAGGCAGCAAGAAGCGGCAGCCGGAGGGCAAGCAGGATCGTGCGGCAGACCGCTTAGCGGAGCGCTGGACTTGCTCCGATGCGGCATTCGCGGCCAGCGAAGCAGCCGCGAGAGTGCGCGCGCTTGCGGCCGGGGCGGGGCCGGCCGCAGCTGCGCTGCAGGGCCGTGCGCTGCTGCGCGGCGAAGCGCACGCCATGCTTGCCGGCGCCGATACCGCGCACGGCGCCTACAACAGCGGCGCCGACGGCGCGCTGCAGCTTGCCGCGCTGCAGGGGCGGCTGCGCCTTACGGGCGCGGTAGCGGCATCCGCGCCCGCCGCATCGCGGCGCTTTGCGCTGCTGTGCCAGCGCCGCCGGCGGTACCGCTGCCTGCGCTGCGGCAGCGGGGAGGCGCATATGCGCCGCACGGCATGCGCCTCGTGCGGCCGCATGTGCGCCTACTGCACGGCATGCCTCGGTATGGGGCGCAGCCGCGAATGCGAGCTGCTGGTGCTCGGCATGCCTGCGCCATATGCCGGGGGCGGCGGACCGATGCCCCCGGCAGCAGAGCGGCTTGCCCGCTGGGGGCTTAGCCCGGCGCAGACAGCCGCCGCAGGCGAAGCGCTCCGTTTTGTCGAGGCGGCCCCATGCGCCGCGCCGCTCTCGCGCACTGCCGCGCGTGACAAGCAGCTGCCGGCAGGGGCCGAGCGCCAGCATCGATATGCTTCGCCGGAACGCGCCGCGCCGCTCTCGCGCACTGCCGCGCGTGACAAGCAGCTGCCGGCAGGGGCCGAGCGCCAGCATCGATATGCTTCGCCGGAACGCGCCGCGCCGCCTGTCCATGCGCCGGTATCAGCCCTTGCCGGGTTTACGACCGAAATGGCGGCGCCGAGGCAATTTTTGCTGTGGGCAGTTACAGGAGCGGGCAAGACCGAAATGATTTTTCCGCTTGTCGAGTCGGTTTTGCGGAGAGGCGGGAAGGCGCTGATTGCTACGCCGCGCCGGGACGTGGTGCTGGAGCTTGATCCCCGGATCCGGAAAGCATTCCCGGAAGCGACGGTGGTTACTTTATACGGCGGGAGCGAACAGCGCTGGGAAACGGGCGATATTACGCTTTCCACTACGCATCAGCTGCTTCGTTTTCATCAGGCGTTCCAGCTGGTTATCGTAGACGAACTGGATGCCTTTCCTTATGCCGGGGACCCGGTATTGCATTATGCGGCGAACAAATGCTGCGCTCCTTCGGCGGCGCGATTGCTGCTGTCCGCAACGCCGCCCCCGAGCTGCAGCGCGCCGCGCGTAAAGGAACACTGCCGCATGCCAAAGTTCCGGTCCGCTACCACCGCCATCCGCTTCCGGTACCGAAGCTGCTCAGAACGCCGGCAGTGCACCAAATGCTGCATAAAGGCAAGCTGCCCGCCAAGCTGGCACAGGCGCTCCGGCAGTCGCTGGAACGAGGGGCGCAGCTGTTTGTTTTTGTCCAAAAAATTGTCCAGACCGAGCCCATGGCCCTGCTTCTAA